The Ranitomeya variabilis isolate aRanVar5 chromosome 7, aRanVar5.hap1, whole genome shotgun sequence DNA window AGACTTTTCCTCTCCGAAATTCCCTTCGACCCAATCCCTGTACTGAGAGAAGGAAAGTACCGTACAGCGACTGTGTGAATGAAGTGTATGTATCTTGCTGAGCAGCAGTTAGAGgcagcttctaaaggagcatgaacAGCACTGCAGCACGGTACTTGGGGAAGAGGAAACAAAATAAGGTAAAAGTCATAACTTTGCAAAGGATATATTTATAGAGGTGCAGCCCAAGCGATTATTAATCGATTTTACCTGCTTTGGTGCAAATAAAAGTAACAACATGAGAGGAACAACAAGATAACCACCCAAAAAGAGAACGGTGGTCACAGACAATTCCTCTCTCCTTATCCTTCCGCACTGATTCATCTTTAGTTTGGCACTTTTTGGAGCAGTGCAATGGACTCACCCCTCGCCTTCCGTCAGCGGTTTGCTTTGTTCCGGCTGGGCTACGCAATACAGCGCTTTCTCCAGGAGATGTTCACGGAAAGCCTGAGTCACCTGAGCGAGAGGGTCCACTGCCAGCaccaataaaaaaatttaaaaaaaacacaaattagaGCAAATCCTCCCCAAAAACAAGGCTAAAAGTATCCCGCTGCTTCAGGAAAAGCATCAGCAAGCATGCACGCCTCGCTTCTGAACCAGGGGTCTTTCTAGTACTGCATCCCATAGCCTATCAATCCCTCACCAGACCTCTGCTTGCAGGCAGTGAATAAAACTCACTGCATAGTCCTACTAAGATGTGCGAAGGCTTGTTAAATTTACTATCTCTGATCTTAAAAATGGGGTTGCAGACAGTCATCGATTTATAGCTAACGGGAAATGTAAAGGAGCGCACCGGCACTGCCCGCTGTGCTGTACGTCGTGTCCCGCGGGGAGCTCCTGACACTCCAGTCTCCATCTACAAAAAAGCGATGTCCTAGAGGATGGCACAGCCACTGCATGGCGGGCGGGATGCTCACGCTCTGCGCCAAGCACACCTGGCGGGCACTGCAGAGGAAGAAGCGCTGGGAAGAGACGGGGAGACATGATTAGACCCCAGTGGACAGCAATGCACCGGACAAGTATGTACCCCTATATGATTTTGACCCCCTTACCGCTAAGAAATGGAAGCGCCGGTGCAGACTTGCTTTTACTCTCAAGGCGGCGCCCACGTAGATTTCTGCCAGCGTCGCCACCGAGAGGGTGTTCCCTGCACAGTCCGCTAGATTGACAGCGCTGAGGGCCATATTGATCGCCGAGAGGTGACCACCCGCATGCTTCCCTTTTAAAAAACACAGGATGATTGAACATGACCCCCATTAATAGCCATGCACCCATGTAGACCACCCCATATACCTGTCATGTGCAGCTGGTGCAAGCGATGGTACACAAGGGCGGCCTCCCTGCAGCTTTTACGTACGTCATCTTTTAACTGATGGTCTCTGCGGAAGCCCCCAGCCCGTCCTGCCAGCCAGCGGCCCACCCAAAGTCGCTGCAATACGTAGCGGATGATGCTCCATGTGAGGCTGCAGACAAGATCGAAGTTGGAGGTGGGGAGGGGTCTCCCTAGAGCTTTTAGGGCTTTCCACAGATGGAGCGAGGCCTGAGCAAAGTCACCCTGGAAGAAAGAgaaaccaaaaaatgtttttttcttttcagcaTGGAAATTCCtgtttatttttgtaatatttctgcttgctgtcaatgaatACAAGCCTCCTCCAGTAATGAGTCAGTCATGACATGATCTGCTTAGGCTTTTCCATTCACTAACAGAAAGCAGAGATCTGGAAAatgatcatggttggaaacggattcGATAAGAAAACCTGCAGATTTTTAAGCCAGGTTCCTCGTACCCGAGACAGATCGACGTCAGCTTGTTTCCGATGACACCAGAACATGACCGAAGAGTCGGAGTGCAGACGGGTGACGGGCTCGCCGTAGATGAAAAGTCGGATGAACACGGCCAGGACAATGATGAGGTTTATTGGCCAGAGGAGAGCAGAAGGGTTAAACCAGCTCAACCATGAGGACGTCTCTGCGAGCAGAGCAAATAAATCACATACAGAGTAATCGACCATCCCGCGGCGGTTATCGCGGCCGAGCGCCAAACTCTTCAGAACTTACCTGCGCTTACTCCCAACATACTTCTTCCACCACCATGATAAGTGGGACTTCCAGAGGCCTCCGAATTGCTGGATCCTCCCATCAAGAAGGACAAGGGATTGAAGGAGAGGCAGAGGAAGACGAAGACGCAGAGAGCCATACGGGAGCGGTCCAGCATGCCGGTACCGGGAGGAGAGGGCATCTCTTCCTTGACTTGTACCTGAAGAATGcaatggacaaacaatcagtagatttggtttccagtaccatctctatgctgacgacacccaattatacacttcttctcctgctttcacttcgacctttttagaaaaaaacagtgattgtcttaccgctgtctctaacatcatgtcctccctctatctgaaactgaacctgtcaaaaactgaactcctcttgttctctccctctactaacctacctttgcctgacattgccatctccgtgtgtggttccaccattactccaaagcaacatgcccgctgccttggggtcatccttgattccgagctttcattcatcccccacatccgatcactggctcgctcttcttatctgcatctcaaaaacatttctagaattcgcccttttcttactttcggctctgcaaaaactcttactgtttcacttattcattcccgtctggactattgtaactctctactaatcggcctccctcttgccaaactctccccgctccaatctgtcctgaatgctgctgccaggatcatattcctcaccaaccgttacaccgatgcttctaccttgtgccagtcattacactggctacccatccacttcagaatccagtacaaaactactaccctcatccacaaagcactccatggctcagcaccaccctacatctcctctctggtctcagtctaccaccctacccgtgccctccgctccactaatgacctcaggttagcatcctcaataatcagaacctcccactcccgtctccaagactttacacgtgctgcgccgattctttggaatgcactacctaggctaatacgattaatccccaatccccacagttttaagcgtgccctaaaaactcatttgttctgactggcctaccgcctcaatgcattaacctaaccatccctctgtggcccattcaaaaaaaaaaatcaggttccttgcaacatgttctcatacactttatgcagttaataaccctctgtgtctgtacggctacatacttaggctgtcaactggttcatgcagctttacatgaacacccgagccttacactatggctggtccaaataactaaagcaattattaccatccacctctcgtgtccccccttttcctcatagtttgtaagcttgcgagcagcagggccctcattcctcctggtatctgtttcgaactgtgatttctgttatgctgtaatgtctattgtctgtacaagtcccctctataagttgtaaagcgctgcggaatatgttggcgctatataaataaaaattattattattattatgtataatGCACCGATGAGATGATGTCAGGTGTACCCCATACAGTTACACCCCAAACATCAGATCTACCCTTCCACCCCTATTATTATTTTGGGGAACTCGGGCAATCACCTTGGCTTCATCGCAGAATGGACTGTCTGGCTCCGAGTCACTGTTACACTGAGACAGGGGGCTGCCGGTGTGCGATGGGGACCCTACGTCTGACGGAGGTGGTGTTAGGACGTCCATCATTTCCGCTTTCATTCCACCAATATTAACCCCAGTGCCGGCAACAAGATCTTTTAAAGTATCTGCAATTGAGCAAGAATGGTTTCATAGTTAATTGCCGTTGCGGTAAAACCAATGAAGAGCCTCCCTTCCTCCCCTCTCATAGCACGCTGTGCCACAAaggaactgcagctgcatccccctcctcagaTTTGTGAACACAcccattaaaaaataattaaatggcTGCCCCCTACGTACGAACCATCCATAATAACGGACTGTGATATAAAATGAAGTCTTCCTTACTGTTTTTCTGTGCGGCCATTTTCAGCATCATGTTCTCCTGCTTCAGCTTTACGTTGCTTTGCTGCAGATAACGAATGTAGTCGATGGCCTTCTTCAAAATTGCAGACTTATTCAGCTGTAACATGAAAAGGCAAAAAGTGAAAAACTCCAAAACTTAAAGTCCAGAACAACCAAactgaatttttttggggggttgtcaTGTACCTTCGCCTCTGTTCCTGACACAAGATCTTTGAGTTCGAGGATTTTGTCGTTGATGGAAGACCTGTAGCGCTTTTCAATGGCATTGTGCGCGGTACGTTTCTCCCCCTTGCCGTTCAGCATGGCCATCCTGCCGTTGGCATTTAAACGGTTGATCGGCAGCTTGTCGGTGTCCATCATCACCGGCACGGTGGCTAGAATGGTCCCACCGCTCACCAGAGCCTAAAGTAAGGAAAGCATCAATAAATAAATGAGGGTCTTGCGTACCCCAGTCCCATCTCCTAATTTACATACAGCTACCCCTAGCTCCTCTCCCACCCAGTGTAATATGGAGCAGAGATATAGGCTGCTGTATGTGGGTCCGTGCACTGTAAACGGGTGACACGGAGGGATCAGCAGCAATGGCGTGTTCACATAtaacattttttatgcatttttcatgcCCATTATTAGTTGAAAAACGCCACAGAATTGTGCATTTTTCCTTATAGGCTTCTATGAGGAGCCtaaaaaaaaagcatgtaaaaaactcAGCTGTGTTTTTAAGTGCAAAATCCCATTGtttccacattaaaaaaaaaaacaacaaaaaatacggTGTCAAATTTGCATCACTAGCACAAACACATAAAAAAGCAAAGCAAATAGGCAATAATCAGAGCAGATTGTTATTGCAGATTTTGGTGCGAACACTTGCAGAAAAACGCAGTGGGGAAAAAAGCAGCACGTAGGAACATGACCAAAAATATGCATAAATAAGAAcaaatatgtgtaaaaaaaaaataaaagggggagATTTCTTCTGCGTTTTTCATGCAGtcaaaaaaaaaaacccgcataAAAAGAGctaagtgtgaacataccctagagTTGGTGTGACCTGTAGAACATGCGATATGCCGTGACAGGTATGGGTTACAGCCGCAGTGCTCACAGGATCCGGTCCGAAcaatctaaggccacgttcacacattcagtatttggtcagtattttgcatcagtatttgtaatccaaacccaagagtgggtgataaatgcagaagtggtgatgtgttatcAGTTTCCTCTGAATGTTCCTCCTCCGGTTTTGGTttgcaaatactaatgtaaaatactgaacgtgtgaacttggtcTTTGCCTGGTTTTCCTAAACAAAACAAATGTGATCTGCTAATATATttataattatgtatttttttattttattcccagAGTACACATTTAAAGAAGTgctaaaaagcaacaaaaaaatactttttcttaaGTTTTTCTCCATCCTTACAGCTGTACcttcagctgcatccccctcctcccaggCTAGTTTTCACTGTGTTAGTCTACATGGATTTTGTTTGAGTGGATGTTTTTACATGCAGACAGGGACTCTGGGGGGACTGAGCCACGCACCGGCATTTGCAGTGGGGTGGTCTGTATGGTGGTGCTGGTCGGTGTGGATTTCATCCCCGTTGTGTCTGTCTTCACAGCAGTAAGCAGCAGAGACTCAGCTTTGATAAAATGAGGCTGAAGGAGAACCTGTCAAAAGAAGTCATATTAGTAATAATATGCACTGTCGGACCACCGTGAatgggagaatggggggatgaGAAGACTCACTTACTGGAACCTGCTGGATTTGTGAGGTTATGGAAGCCGTACTGGCGGTGGTGGTCAGGAATTGGGGAGATAGACTCTGGGTGTGGATGGTGAGGGGCTGCGTGATATGGGGCATACAGTGCGTCTGCAGTGGTTGGGCTGCCACAGTCGGCAGGACCGGGGCCTGGGTCACCACAGTCTGAAAAGGCTGGCTTACAACACTTTGCAAGGATTGACTGGCAACGGTCTGCAGCGACTGGCCCGAGGAGTTCTGGAGCGGCTGGCCCAAGGTGTTCTGCAGCGACTGGCCCGAGGTGTTCTGCAGCGGCTGGCCCAAGGTGTTCTGCAGCGGCTGGCCAGAGGTGTTTTGAAGCGGCTGGCCAGAGGTGTTCTGCAGTGGCTGGCCCAAGGTGTTCTGTAGCAGCTGGCCCAAGGTGTTCTGTAGCGGCTGGCCCGAGTTGTTCTGCAGCGGCTGGCCCGAGGTGTTCTGGAGCGGCTGGCCCAAGGTGTTCTGCAGTGGCTCGCCCAAGGTGTTCTGCCGCGGCTGGCCCGAGTTGTTCTGCAGCGGCTGGCCCAAGCTGTTCTGGAGCGACTGGCCCGGGGTGTTCTGCAGCAGCGGCTGAGACGGAGCACTTTGCGCTGCTGCAAAATTAAAAGCTTTATCAATTATGGAGAAAGCCACATTGATCTCATTTTTTCCTGCAGCTGGCTATAGCCATGATTACCTGCGTATCCAGTCACCGGCTGGGTGTTATACTGAGGTTGCACCAAGCTCTTCCCGAATGTCATACCCTGCATTGGCTGTGGCACCGTTGCCGCTTGCACTTTGCTCTGAGAGCGAGGCGTAGAGGGGCAGGTCTGCATGGGCTCGTCCTTCGCCAAACTCTGTACCCCAAGATTCAGCTGCTGTGCGAGATTGTCCTGCGGTAGGGGCGCACTACACGGACTTTGGAAACTGGGTACTGAATGAGGGAACAATTTCATGGGGGTTGAGTTTGTGGGCGCCGCCAGTAATCCCTCCAGGGAGCTGAGTGCTGCGCCTCCAGCAAGGTCCACATTAGGGGCACCGGCCTGGCTATCAGTACTGACCGACCCAAAGGGGCTATCAAAAAACCCGGAGAAGTCATTGTCTTGATTGTGGATGAGCTGTAGCATATCTAGAGAGAAAAACAGACATGCATGAATTGACGGCAGATTCCATATAGTAGGATAGGAAGAGCACTGGCCATGTGGCCACATCCTGGTCACGGACATGACCATCTGACCTATTCTACCATAAAGATGGAGGTTTGCGTGCCTTGCATTCATGTTATATTAATAAATGGAAGATGAGCAAGTCACAAACATCTCTGGCACCGCTTATCATAAAAATATGTGACCTCCCACCCAcccaaaaacaacaaggatcctGCAACAACTGTCAGACCTTTGTTTCGCCTGATGAGAAACATCAGGGGTATTGGACCCTATTGGTTTAGACAGGATCCACTGATATCTACTGTCTATGTCATTCCCTATCCTGAAATAAGAGGAAAGTAGTAATTCTGGGCAACCAAATGCCAAATTAAAAGACGTTACACCCATAATATCACTATAATAATACATTGCGGCCTTGTGTCAAAACCCAAACCAGACTACCAGAGTAgctacccatagcaaccaatcagatcacaGCTTTCATTTCCAAACAAGCAATTTGAAAATGAGaactggaatctgattggttgctatgaaaaCAAACAAATTAACCTTTCTGTCTGTTTGTGGTGTTATTGTCAGGAGAAGGACTGCGTTTCTCCAGAGAGGAAGAGGGGATTATAAAATGTGAATAGATTACTTATCATACGTTGAGGCCAAAATATATTTTACAAAAGGATCAAGTCAATAAAATCTCATATATCCAGGAAGAGGCAGAGCCCTGAAGTTCTGGGGCTCTATAGAAAAATCTGTAGGAGGAACCCCAACTACCATGAGGCAATATTGGGTACAAGTACTCTGCACCCACTGAAGCCGGGGTTTGGGTGCGACTTACTACCTCAGCACCCACTGCAGGCGGGGATTCGGTGCGACTACTACCTCTGCACCCACTGTAGCCGGTGACCATGTGTGACTACTACCTCTGCACCCACTGTAGCCGGTGACCATGTGTGACTACTACCTCTGCACCCACTGTAGCCGGTGACCATGTGGGACTACTACCTCTGCACCCACTGTAGCCGGTGACCATGTGTGACTACTACCTCTGCACCCACTGTAGCCGGTGACCATGTGGGACTACTACCTCTGCACCTACTGTAGCCGGTAATCATGTGTGACTACTATCTCTGCACCTACTGTAGCCGGTAATCATGTGTGACTACTATCTCTGCACCCACTGTAGCCGGTGACCATGTGTGACTACTACCTCAGCACCCACTGTAGCCGGTGACCATGTGTGACTACTACCTCTGCACCCACTGTAGCCGGTGACCATGTGTGACTATCATCTCTGCATTCACTGTAGCCGGTGACCATGTGTGACTACTACCTCAGCACCCACTGTAGCCAGTGACCATGTGTGACTACTATCTCTGCATCCACTGTAGCCGGTGACCATATGTGACTACtacctctgcacccactctagccgGTGACCATGTGTGACTACTATCTCTGCACCCACTGTAGCCAGTGACCATGTGTGACTACTATCTCTGCATCCACTGTAGCCAGTGACCATGTGTGACTACTATTTCTGCATCCAATATAGCCGGTGACCATGTGTGACTACTATCTCTACATCCACTGTAGCCGGTGACCATGTGCGACTACTACCTCTGCATCCACTGTAGCCGGTGACCATGTGCGACTACTATCTCTGCATCCAATATAGCCGGTGACCATGTGCGACTACTATCTCTGCACCCACTGTAGCCGGTGACCATGTGTGACTACTATTTCTGCATCCAATATAGCCGGTGACCATGTGTGACTACTATCTCTGCATCCACTGTAGCCGGTGACCATATGTGACTACtacctctgcacccactctagccgGTGCTCATGTGCAACTACTATCTCTGCACCCACTGTAGCCGGTGACCATGTGCGACTACTATCTCTGCACCCACTGTAGCCAGTGACCATGTGCGACTACTATTTCTGCATCCAATATAGCCGGTGACCATGTGTGACTACTATCTCTACATCCACTGTAGCCGGTGACCATGTGCGACTACTACCTCTGCATCCAATATAGCCGGTGACCATGTGCGACTACTATTTCTGCATCCAATATAGCCGGTGACCATGTGCGACTACTATCTCTGCACCCACTGTAGCCGGTGACCATGTGTGACTACTATCTCTACATCCACTGTAGCCGGTGACCATGTGCGACTACTATCTCTGCACCCACTGTAGCCGGTGACCATGTGTGACTACTATCTCTGCATCCAATATAGCCGGTGACCATGTGTGACTACTACCTCTGCATCCAATATAGCCGGTGACCATATGTGACTACTATCTCTGCACCCACTGTAGCCGGTGACCATGTGTGACTACTATCTCTGCATCCAATATAGCCGGTGACCATATGTGACTACTATCTCTGCATCCAATGTAGCCGGTGACCATATGTGACTACTATCTCTGCATCCAATGTAGCCGGTGACCATATGTGACTACTATCTCTGCACCCACTGTAGCCGGTGACCATGTGTGACTACTACCTCTGCATCCAATATAGCCGGTGACCATATGTGACTACTATCTCTGCACCCACTGTAGCCGGTGACCATGTGTGACTACTATCTCTGCATCCAATATAGCCGGTGACCATATGTGACTACTATCTCTGCATCCAATGTAGCCGGTGACCATATGTGACTACTATCTCTGCATCCAATGTAGCCGGTGACCATATGTGACTACTACCTCTGCACCCACTGTAGCCGGTGACCATATGTGACTACTATCTCTGCATCCAATGTAGCCGGTGACCATATGTGACTACTACCTCTGCACCCACTGTAGCCGGTGACCATATGTGACTACTATCTCTGCACCCACTGTAGCCGGTGACCATATGTGACTACTATCTCTGCACCCACTGTAGCCGGTGACCATGTGTGACTACTATCTCTGCACCCACTGTAGCCGGTGACCATGTGTGACTACTATCTCTGCATCCACTGTAGCCGGTGACCATGTGTGACTACTATCTCTGCACCCACTGTAGCCGGTGACCATGTGTGACTACTATTTCTGCATCCAATATAGCCGGTGACCATGTGTGACTACTATCTCTGCATCCAATGTAGCCGGTGACCATATGTGACTACTACCTCTGCACCCACTGTAGCCAAGTCCTTGTATCCAGGTCAGAACTATGTACGTTGATGACACATATAATATTTCCATCCATGTATATGTTATATAAAGTAGCCTAGGAATAAAATGGAGTATAAATGACTCTATAATAAGCATAAAGCACATCCTAAGATATAGTATAATAATAAATCGTTACCTCATTGACATGTTTGTATAAGCAAAatgatatatatttttacatattatgGTAtggctaatttttttttcttatttatttttttttaaatgtaagacTTTCTAGACTATTTTGTACCTTCAAAAGTGCACTCCATGGGCACACGCTGGAGATGCAGGGAAGAGCCGGGCTCCCCGAGTTTGCCCTTTGCTGACACCTAAGAGATGCTTCACTAAATGCTGCTCCACCTGTAGTAACTGCAGGTCTGTGTGGAGGAGTCCTGGGCATTTgactattgcttttttttttttttttttttcattttcccacaCCCTCCTCTTCATGAAGCGGCTCCACCTCTTGTGGATGGAGTTGATGGGGAAAGGAGACTGAATCAGAGCTGTGAGATGAGGTGACTGTGGAGGGCCAATCAGCGAAAGATGGAAGCAGCAGCACAGGCTGGCCACCGACTGAGGAGGAACCAGCCTTGTCTCTCAAGGTTACTAGCGTTCAACGGAGTGGAGGGTTATTATAGGACATTCACAGGCGGCCGCGTTGTACACATCCCTACAAGTCACCTACATACAAGAATTGCGCAAGAAAAGGTCACGCGGTTGCGCGGTGTCACCGACATTACGAGATTGGCTTACAACGCCAAATTCCTGAGTGCTATAGCGTACAAAACGGATCTGTCACCAGAAGCGATATTACGTTATTAGACCAATCTCTGAAAACCGGATGAGACAGGTGTACTTACTATTATAGTCCTGAACGGGGGGAAAAAATGCCCATTTTAATATCAGGCAGAAAAAAATTCAATAAGTGTTAGGCCCCAGTTCACACGATGTGGAATCTTCATCCATTTCCAGTACAATACAAACAAATGGGTTTTTTTCAAAATCCCTTTTAACCTTTCCATTAAAATGAAAGCACGAAGTGGGTTTTCATTTTGGATTTCACCCGACTCAACGCTTAGAAATGGAGAAGGGTGAAATCCGCAATGAAATCCACAACACCATGTGTGAACAACAGCGATTCTAATGTGGATTGTCTTTTCATTGTAAGTATACCGGCTTCATCAGAT harbors:
- the SREBF1 gene encoding sterol regulatory element-binding protein 1 isoform X1 → MEMDSIVFDESSLDHLDPSLSLHESSEIDTVLLSDIDDMLQLIHNQDNDFSGFFDSPFGSVSTDSQAGAPNVDLAGGAALSSLEGLLAAPTNSTPMKLFPHSVPSFQSPCSAPLPQDNLAQQLNLGVQSLAKDEPMQTCPSTPRSQSKVQAATVPQPMQGMTFGKSLVQPQYNTQPVTGYAAAQSAPSQPLLQNTPGQSLQNSLGQPLQNNSGQPRQNTLGEPLQNTLGQPLQNTSGQPLQNNSGQPLQNTLGQLLQNTLGQPLQNTSGQPLQNTSGQPLQNTLGQPLQNTSGQSLQNTLGQPLQNSSGQSLQTVASQSLQSVVSQPFQTVVTQAPVLPTVAAQPLQTHCMPHITQPLTIHTQSLSPQFLTTTASTASITSQIQQVPVLLQPHFIKAESLLLTAVKTDTTGMKSTPTSTTIQTTPLQMPALVSGGTILATVPVMMDTDKLPINRLNANGRMAMLNGKGEKRTAHNAIEKRYRSSINDKILELKDLVSGTEAKLNKSAILKKAIDYIRYLQQSNVKLKQENMMLKMAAQKNNTLKDLVAGTGVNIGGMKAEMMDVLTPPPSDVGSPSHTGSPLSQCNSDSEPDSPFCDEAKVQVKEEMPSPPGTGMLDRSRMALCVFVFLCLSFNPLSFLMGGSSNSEASGSPTYHGGGRSMLGVSAETSSWLSWFNPSALLWPINLIIVLAVFIRLFIYGEPVTRLHSDSSVMFWCHRKQADVDLSRGDFAQASLHLWKALKALGRPLPTSNFDLVCSLTWSIIRYVLQRLWVGRWLAGRAGGFRRDHQLKDDVRKSCREAALVYHRLHQLHMTGKHAGGHLSAINMALSAVNLADCAGNTLSVATLAEIYVGAALRVKASLHRRFHFLARFFLCSARQVCLAQSVSIPPAMQWLCHPLGHRFFVDGDWSVRSSPRDTTYSTAGSAVDPLAQVTQAFREHLLEKALYCVAQPEQSKPLTEGEGEFSDALEYLQLLNGCSDAAAVTNHTFSISSSMAAVTGTDPVAKWWASIIIVAINWLQGDDEAAQRLYPVVEYIPKPLHSSENMLPRAALYTFRAVRTLFGKQDSTQVSLGQCEKASGYLRDSLNASPSSNANVDKAVQFLMCDLLLVTRTNIWQQQQQLQSSTGQQPGHTHPASPQELRGFQLDLSSLRRLAQSFRPAMRRVFLHEATARLMAGASPTRTHQLLDRSLRRRVAPSSKEGTCETSLPSREHAEALLLACRYLPPSFLSAPGQRVGMLAEAARTLEKLGDKRTLQDCQQFILSLGSGTAVTSS
- the SREBF1 gene encoding sterol regulatory element-binding protein 1 isoform X2; this encodes MECTFEDMLQLIHNQDNDFSGFFDSPFGSVSTDSQAGAPNVDLAGGAALSSLEGLLAAPTNSTPMKLFPHSVPSFQSPCSAPLPQDNLAQQLNLGVQSLAKDEPMQTCPSTPRSQSKVQAATVPQPMQGMTFGKSLVQPQYNTQPVTGYAAAQSAPSQPLLQNTPGQSLQNSLGQPLQNNSGQPRQNTLGEPLQNTLGQPLQNTSGQPLQNNSGQPLQNTLGQLLQNTLGQPLQNTSGQPLQNTSGQPLQNTLGQPLQNTSGQSLQNTLGQPLQNSSGQSLQTVASQSLQSVVSQPFQTVVTQAPVLPTVAAQPLQTHCMPHITQPLTIHTQSLSPQFLTTTASTASITSQIQQVPVLLQPHFIKAESLLLTAVKTDTTGMKSTPTSTTIQTTPLQMPALVSGGTILATVPVMMDTDKLPINRLNANGRMAMLNGKGEKRTAHNAIEKRYRSSINDKILELKDLVSGTEAKLNKSAILKKAIDYIRYLQQSNVKLKQENMMLKMAAQKNNTLKDLVAGTGVNIGGMKAEMMDVLTPPPSDVGSPSHTGSPLSQCNSDSEPDSPFCDEAKVQVKEEMPSPPGTGMLDRSRMALCVFVFLCLSFNPLSFLMGGSSNSEASGSPTYHGGGRSMLGVSAETSSWLSWFNPSALLWPINLIIVLAVFIRLFIYGEPVTRLHSDSSVMFWCHRKQADVDLSRGDFAQASLHLWKALKALGRPLPTSNFDLVCSLTWSIIRYVLQRLWVGRWLAGRAGGFRRDHQLKDDVRKSCREAALVYHRLHQLHMTGKHAGGHLSAINMALSAVNLADCAGNTLSVATLAEIYVGAALRVKASLHRRFHFLARFFLCSARQVCLAQSVSIPPAMQWLCHPLGHRFFVDGDWSVRSSPRDTTYSTAGSAVDPLAQVTQAFREHLLEKALYCVAQPEQSKPLTEGEGEFSDALEYLQLLNGCSDAAAVTNHTFSISSSMAAVTGTDPVAKWWASIIIVAINWLQGDDEAAQRLYPVVEYIPKPLHSSENMLPRAALYTFRAVRTLFGKQDSTQVSLGQCEKASGYLRDSLNASPSSNANVDKAVQFLMCDLLLVTRTNIWQQQQQLQSSTGQQPGHTHPASPQELRGFQLDLSSLRRLAQSFRPAMRRVFLHEATARLMAGASPTRTHQLLDRSLRRRVAPSSKEGTCETSLPSREHAEALLLACRYLPPSFLSAPGQRVGMLAEAARTLEKLGDKRTLQDCQQFILSLGSGTAVTSS
- the SREBF1 gene encoding sterol regulatory element-binding protein 1 isoform X3; amino-acid sequence: MEMDSIVFDESSLDHLDPSLSLHESSEIDTVLLSDIDDMLQLIHNQDNDFSGFFDSPFGSVSTDSQAGAPNVDLAGGAALSSLEGLLAAPTNSTPMKLFPHSVPSFQSPCSAPLPQDNLAQQLNLGVQSLAKDEPMQTCPSTPRSQSKVQAATVPQPMQGMTFGKSLVQPQYNTQPVTGYAAAQSAPSQPLLQNTPGQSLQNSLGQPLQNNSGQPRQNTLGEPLQNTLGQPLQNTSGQPLQNNSGQPLQNTLGQLLQNTLGQPLQNTSGQPLQNTSGQPLQNTLGQPLQNTSGQSLQNTLGQPLQNSSGQSLQTVASQSLQSVVSQPFQTVVTQAPVLPTVAAQPLQTHCMPHITQPLTIHTQSLSPQFLTTTASTASITSQIQQVPVLLQPHFIKAESLLLTAVKTDTTGMKSTPTSTTIQTTPLQMPALVSGGTILATVPVMMDTDKLPINRLNANGRMAMLNGKGEKRTAHNAIEKRYRSSINDKILELKDLVSGTEAKLNKSAILKKAIDYIRYLQQSNVKLKQENMMLKMAAQKNNTLKDLVAGTGVNIGGMKAEMMDVLTPPPSDVGSPSHTGSPLSQCNSDSEPDSPFCDEAKVQVKEEMPSPPGTGMLDRSRMALCVFVFLCLSFNPLSFLMGGSSNSEASGSPTYHGGGRSMLGVSAETSSWLSWFNPSALLWPINLIIVLAVFIRLFIYGEPVTRLHSDSSVMFWCHRKQADVDLSRGDFAQASLHLWKALKALGRPLPTSNFDLVCSLTWSIIRYVLQRLWVGRWLAGRAGGFRRDHQLKDDVRKSCREAALVYHRLHQLHMTGKHAGGHLSAINMALSAVNLADCAGNTLSVATLAEIYVGAALRVKASLHRRFHFLARFFLCSARQVCLAQSVSIPPAMQWLCHPLGHRFFVDGDWSVRSSPRDTTYSTAGSAVDPLAQVTQAFREHLLEKALYCVAQPEQSKPLTEGEGEFSDALEYLQLLNGCSDAAAVTNHTFSISSSMAAVTGTDPVAKWWASIIIVAINWLQGDDEAAQRLYPVVEYIPKPLHSSENMLPRAALYTFRAVRTLFGKQDSTQVSLGQCEKASGYLRDSLNASPSSNANVDKAVQFLMCDLLLVTRTNIWQQQQQLQSSTGQQPGHTHPASPQELRGFQLDLSSLRRLAQSFRPAMRRVFLHEATARLMAGASPTRTHQLLDRSLRRRVAPSSKEDLARLVSCSVTLPTLPCQ